The proteins below come from a single Deltaproteobacteria bacterium genomic window:
- the surE gene encoding 5'/3'-nucleotidase SurE, which translates to MMILLTNDDGIYAKGIEVLQEHLCQEHEVLVVAPETEQSAVGHAITLMDPLRLKPIQRNGAFFGYGVNGTPADCVKLAINELLEKPPNLVVSGINLGANVGINVIYSGTVSAATEGAILGVPAIAVSINSFKSPDFTPAARFIKKLVRQVSQHGLPPCTLLNVNVPAVPAEKIRGVRITRQGVSRFVEKFDRRVDPRKNVYYWQCGSTPPFSEDGDTDASALASDCISITPLHFDLTNYGFLETLRTWNIAAPGEEE; encoded by the coding sequence ATGATGATACTGCTCACCAATGATGACGGCATCTATGCCAAGGGAATCGAAGTGCTGCAGGAGCATCTTTGCCAGGAGCATGAGGTGCTGGTGGTGGCGCCGGAAACGGAACAGAGCGCCGTGGGACACGCCATTACCCTCATGGACCCCCTCCGTCTGAAGCCTATTCAACGCAATGGCGCCTTTTTCGGCTATGGGGTGAATGGCACTCCAGCAGATTGCGTAAAGCTGGCTATCAACGAACTTCTGGAGAAGCCTCCCAACCTCGTGGTCTCGGGGATCAATCTAGGGGCCAATGTGGGAATCAATGTGATCTATTCCGGTACGGTGTCGGCGGCAACAGAAGGAGCCATTCTGGGTGTGCCGGCCATAGCTGTGTCCATAAACTCTTTCAAGAGTCCAGATTTTACCCCGGCTGCTCGCTTTATCAAGAAGCTCGTGCGACAAGTGAGCCAGCATGGCCTGCCGCCTTGCACCTTGCTCAACGTGAACGTCCCGGCAGTGCCTGCAGAAAAGATCCGGGGTGTGCGCATCACCCGCCAGGGTGTAAGCCGCTTCGTGGAAAAATTCGACCGGCGGGTGGATCCTCGCAAAAATGTCTACTACTGGCAATGCGGCAGTACGCCTCCTTTCAGTGAGGATGGGGATACGGACGCCAGTGCCCTGGCCTCTGATTGTATTTCCATCACTCCTCTCCATTTTGATCTCACCAACTACGGGTTTCTCGAAACCCTTCGCACCTGGAACATTGCCGCTCCGGGGGAGGAAGAATAG
- a CDS encoding fumarate hydratase — translation MREIHLNQVRTAVRDLVISANLDLGKDVEQALEKALAEEVSPTGKDILEKLLLNAAIARDKQIPIC, via the coding sequence ATGAGAGAAATCCACCTCAACCAAGTCCGCACCGCGGTGCGAGACCTGGTCATAAGCGCCAACCTCGACCTGGGCAAAGATGTGGAACAGGCCCTCGAAAAGGCATTGGCAGAGGAAGTATCCCCCACGGGGAAAGACATCCTGGAGAAGCTTCTCCTGAACGCCGCCATAGCCCGCGACAAACAGATACCCATCTGC